A part of Aegilops tauschii subsp. strangulata cultivar AL8/78 chromosome 2, Aet v6.0, whole genome shotgun sequence genomic DNA contains:
- the LOC109746390 gene encoding probable calcium-binding protein CML24 has protein sequence MAGEHQQSQGAAKALSKGSPSPSFRLRNGSLNAVRLRRVFDMFDRNGDGEITVDELAQALDALGLEADRASLAATVGAHVPPGASGLHFEDFEGLHRALGDALFGALADDAEEGGAGGQDEEEMREAFKVFDVDGDGFISASELQEVLKKLGMPEASSLANVREMICNVDRDSDGRIDFGEFKIMMQGINV, from the coding sequence ATGGCCGGCGAGCATCAGCAGAGCCAGGGCGCGGCCAAGGCCCTGTCCAAgggctcgccgtcgccgtcgttcCGCCTGCGCAACGGCAGCCTGAACGCGGTGCGGCTGCGGCGCGTGTTCGACATGTTCGACCGCAACGGCGACGGCGAGATCACGGTGGACGAGCTGGCGCAGGCGCTGGACGCGCTCGGGCTGGAGGCGGACCGCGCCAGCCTGGCCGCCACCGTGGGCGCGCACGTGCCGCCCGGCGCCTCCGGGCTCCACTTCGAGGACTTCGAgggcctccaccgcgcgctcggCGACGCGCTCTTCGGCGCCCTCGCCGACGACGCCgaggagggcggcgccggcgggcagGACGAGGAGGAGATGCGGGAGGCCTTCAAGGTGTTCGACGTCGACGGCGACGGCTTCATCTCGGCGTCGGAGCTGCAGGAGGTGCTCAAGAAGCTGGGCATGCCCGAGGCCAGCAGCCTGGCCAACGTCCGGGAGATGATCTGCAACGTCGACCGCGACAGCGACGGCCGCATCGACTTCGGCGAGTTCAAGATCATGATGCAAGGGATCAACGTCTGA